A window of the Juglans microcarpa x Juglans regia isolate MS1-56 chromosome 5D, Jm3101_v1.0, whole genome shotgun sequence genome harbors these coding sequences:
- the LOC121264517 gene encoding 40S ribosomal protein S4-1-like isoform X1, with amino-acid sequence MARGLKKHLKRLNAPKHWMLDKLGGAFAPKPSSGPHKSRECLPLILILRNRLKYALTYREVISILMQRHVLVDGKVRTDKTYPAGFMDVVSIPKTNENFRLLYDTKGRFRLHSIRDDEAKFKLCKVRSVQFGQKGIPYLNTYDGRTIRYPDPLIKANDTIKLDLESNKIADFIKFDVGNVVMVTGGRNRGRVGVIKSREKQKGSFETIHVQDATGHEFATRLSNVYTIGKGTKPWVSLPKGKGIKLSIIEEARKRLAAQGATTA; translated from the exons ATG GCTAGAGGGTTGAAGAAGCATTTGAAGAGGCTCAATGCCCCTAAGCATTGGATGCTGGACAAACTTGGTGGTGCATTT gCTCCAAAGCCTTCATCTGGACCTCACAAGTCCAGGGAATGCCTGCCTTTGATCCTTATCTTGCGTAACCGTTTGAAATATGCTCTCACATACCGTGAGGTCATTTCCATATTGATGCAACGACATGTTCTGGTTGATGGCAAGGTTAGGACAGATAAGACATATCCTGCAGGTTTCATGG ATGTTGTTTCAATCCCTAAAACCAATGAGAATTTCCGCCTCCTCTATGACACTAAGGGCCGTTTCCGTCTGCACTCCATCAGAGATGATGAGGCAAAG TTTAAGCTCTGCAAAGTCAGGTCTGTGCAGTTTGGGCAAAAAGGCATCCCATATCTGAACACCTACGATGGGCGAACCATCCGCTACCCAGACCCTCTCATCAAGGCCAATGACACCATCAAGCTTGACTTGGAGAGCAACAAGATTGCTGACTTCATTAAGTTTGATGTGGGGAATGTGGTCATGGTGACTGGTGGAAGGAACAGGGGCCGTGTTGGTGTAATAAAGAGCAGAGAAAAGCAGAAGGGAAGCTTCGAGACAATTCACGTCCAGGATGCCACAGGTCATGAATTTGCAACTCGTTTGAGCAATGTGTATACCATTGGCAAGGGGACGAAGCCATGGGTATCCCTTCCCAAGGGTAAGGGAATCAAACTGTCCATCATTGAAGAAGCCAGGAAGAGGCTTGCTGCCCAAGGTGCAACCACAGCTTAA
- the LOC121264517 gene encoding 40S ribosomal protein S4-like isoform X2, translating to MGKKWLDSQCGIEGYHCFISTLVVQYLFAFRIIFSDVIIFLTCCLSPTDVVSIPKTNENFRLLYDTKGRFRLHSIRDDEAKFKLCKVRSVQFGQKGIPYLNTYDGRTIRYPDPLIKANDTIKLDLESNKIADFIKFDVGNVVMVTGGRNRGRVGVIKSREKQKGSFETIHVQDATGHEFATRLSNVYTIGKGTKPWVSLPKGKGIKLSIIEEARKRLAAQGATTA from the exons ATGGGGAAAAAGTGGCTTGATTCACAATGTGGTATTGAGGGTTAtcattgtttcattt CAACTTTAGTTGTTCAATACCTTTTTGCTTTTAGAATTATCTTCTCTgatgtaattatttttcttacatgCTGCCTTTCTCCGACAGATGTTGTTTCAATCCCTAAAACCAATGAGAATTTCCGCCTCCTCTATGACACTAAGGGCCGTTTCCGTCTGCACTCCATCAGAGATGATGAGGCAAAG TTTAAGCTCTGCAAAGTCAGGTCTGTGCAGTTTGGGCAAAAAGGCATCCCATATCTGAACACCTACGATGGGCGAACCATCCGCTACCCAGACCCTCTCATCAAGGCCAATGACACCATCAAGCTTGACTTGGAGAGCAACAAGATTGCTGACTTCATTAAGTTTGATGTGGGGAATGTGGTCATGGTGACTGGTGGAAGGAACAGGGGCCGTGTTGGTGTAATAAAGAGCAGAGAAAAGCAGAAGGGAAGCTTCGAGACAATTCACGTCCAGGATGCCACAGGTCATGAATTTGCAACTCGTTTGAGCAATGTGTATACCATTGGCAAGGGGACGAAGCCATGGGTATCCCTTCCCAAGGGTAAGGGAATCAAACTGTCCATCATTGAAGAAGCCAGGAAGAGGCTTGCTGCCCAAGGTGCAACCACAGCTTAA
- the LOC121264518 gene encoding galactan beta-1,4-galactosyltransferase GALS3, which produces MGKEKDQKEKKMFVVGVWSFAKEVKLLLTALLILCTFATVLQFLPSRFTISTSDLGVCISRVISPPNTTTTQLAPPPIATSSSALASLLAPLPSFPPPPPSMAPPPLLQEDRTLENGVIKRGFNPYGAAAYSFVTMGAYRGGLNTFAIIGLASKPLHLYAKPTYQCQWVPHLNSSKPISAVGYKILPDWGYGRVYSVVVVNCTFSQPINTENSGGTLLIHASTSGGGDRNFNVTDTIQALTESPGSLSLSLFTSKPKYDYLYCGSPLYGNLSPQRVREWIAYHVRLFGERSHFVIYDAGGIHEEVLEVLRPWMEKGFVTLQDIKEQERFDGYYHNQFMVVNDCLHRYKFMTKWMFFFDVDEYIYVPPKSTIKTVLDSFSGYTQFTIEQMPMSSKLCLSEPAGRTYRRWGFEKLVYRDVKKGIRRDRKYAIQPRNVYATGVHMSQNFAGKTTYKTNGRIKYFHYHGTIAVRREPCRNLINSTGITFDKTPYVMDTTMRDAAGFVKKFELKMIGSRLQRTRQ; this is translated from the exons atggGGAAAGAGAAAGAccagaaagagaagaagatgtTTGTAGTTGGAGTCTGGAGCTTTGCTAAAGAGGTTAAACTGTTGTTAACTGCACTTTTGATCCTCTGTACTTTTGCCACGGTTCTTCAGTTCCTTCCTTCTCGTTTCACCATTTCCACCTCCGATCTCGGCGTCTGTATCTCCAGGGTCATCTCCCCCCccaacaccaccaccacccaacTTGCCCCACCACCCATTGCTACTTCCTCATCAGCACTTGCTTCCCTACTGGCCCCGCTTCCTTCTTTTCCGCCACCGCCACCTTCTATGGCTCCGCCTCCTCTTCTCCAAGAAGATCGGACGCTCGAAAATGGCGTCATCAAGCGGGGCTTCAATCCTTACGGTGCGGCCGCCTACAGTTTCGTCACCATGGGGGCTTACAGAGGAGGCCTCAACACCTTTGCCATTATCGGCTTAGCTTCCAAGCCCCTCCACCTCTACGCCAAGCCGACATATCAGTGCCAGTGGGTCCCCCACCTTAACTCCTCCAAGCCCATCTCCGCTGTCGGCTACAAGATCCTCCCTGACTGGGGCTACGGCCGCGTCTACTCCGTCGTCGTCGTCAACTGTACCTTCTCACAACCCATCAACACCGAGAACTCCGGCGGAACATTGCTCATCCACGCCTCCACCTCCGGCGGCGGTGACCGCAACTTCAACGTGACGGACACCATCCAGGCCTTGACAGAGTCTCCCGGGTCCTTGAGTCTTTCTCTGTTTACTTCAAAGCCCAAGTACGATTATCTGTATTGCGGGTCGCCCTTGTACGGGAATCTGAGTCCCCAGAGAGTAAGGGAGTGGATAGCGTACCATGTGAGATTGTTCGGGGAGAGATCGCATTTTGTGATTTACGACGCGGGTGGGATTCACGAGGAGGTTTTGGAGGTGTTGAGGCCGTGGATGGAGAAGGGCTTCGTGACGTTGCAAGATATAAAGGAGCAGGAGAGGTTCGACGGATATTATCACAACCAGTTCATGGTGGTGAATGATTGCTTGCACAGGTACAAGTTTATGACCAAGTGGATGTTCTTCTTTGATGTGGATGAATATATCTATGTGCCTCCCAAAAGCACCATCAAGACGGTGCTCGATTCGTTTTCCGGATACACCCAGTTCACCATTGAGCAGATGCCCATGAGCAGTAAGCTCTGCCTCTCCGAACCTGCCGGCAGAACCTACAG GAGATGGGGTTTTGAGAAGCTTGTGTATAGAGATGTGAAGAAAGGGATTAGGAGGGACCGCAAATACGCCATCCAACCGCGCAATGTATATGCCACGGGGGTTCACATGTCGCAAAACTTTGCTGGTAAAACAACCTACAAAACGAATGGACGGATCAAATACTTCCATTACCATGGAACCATCGCGGTACGACGTGAACCATGCAGGAACCTCATCAACTCGACAGGGATCACTTTCGACAAAACCCCTTATGTTATGGACACCACAATGAGAGATGCTGCTGGGTTTGTGAAGAAGTTCGAGCTAAAAATGATTGGATCCAGGTTACAGAGGACAAGACAGTGa